From a region of the Acidobacteriota bacterium genome:
- a CDS encoding ATP-dependent DNA helicase, which translates to MPNHEPTAAAAAPHLGSLYGFFGPNGVLSRSHQQYEFRRGQLQMAEEVEKALTDKRHLIVEAGTGTGKTLAYLVPVIRSGKRVIISTGTKNLQEQLYQKDIPFLEGITGKLRVCYMKGRNNYLCRQKVYDLEDSPILSGLNEVEHFRIIRDWEKTTATGDRAELAALPENSPVWGKLDARTDACTGQKCQQWERCFITEMRRKASESDIIIVNHHLFFADLAIKRAAEGAPDAGILPDAGAVIFDEAHELEDVAGAYFGVSVSNLRFAELARDIENTLRQKQMLSASISTAIVRLRDRSQFFFSLLPPGDGRFSFDNRREFLEENGDEYLGLANATGRLAHELSGLPEKPEEVFNLIRRCEELKVALGFVMESQDRNTVFWIERRSFGDGGPRRKDRTGGNVFITATPIDVSQILRQTLFEMLETAVLTSATLAVSGNFEYISSRLGLEHARTLVVPSHFDYESQAVLYVPPDLPDPRTPQFTARAADRIRKLLEITRGRAFVLFTSYAQMNEVHDRLLGELEYPMLLQGTAPKSALLDEFRSTPNAVLFATASFWQGVDVQGEQLSAVIIDRLPFAVPNDPVVAARINAINADGGNAFFQYQVPAAVITLKQGFGRLIRSLHDRGLLALLDNRIIKKQYGRVFLDSLPKYTTTTDIAKVEEFFGVR; encoded by the coding sequence ATGCCCAATCACGAACCCACGGCCGCCGCGGCGGCGCCGCATCTCGGCTCGCTCTACGGATTCTTCGGCCCTAACGGCGTGCTCTCGCGCTCGCATCAGCAATACGAATTCCGGCGCGGGCAGCTCCAGATGGCCGAAGAGGTGGAGAAAGCGCTCACCGACAAGCGCCACCTCATCGTCGAAGCGGGTACGGGGACGGGCAAGACGCTCGCCTATCTCGTCCCCGTTATCCGCAGCGGCAAGCGCGTCATCATCTCCACCGGAACCAAGAACCTGCAAGAGCAGCTCTACCAGAAAGACATTCCCTTCCTCGAAGGCATCACCGGCAAGCTGCGCGTCTGCTACATGAAGGGGCGCAACAATTATCTCTGCCGGCAAAAGGTCTACGACCTCGAGGACTCACCCATCCTGAGCGGGCTGAATGAGGTGGAGCACTTCCGCATCATCCGTGACTGGGAGAAGACCACCGCGACCGGCGACCGCGCCGAACTTGCCGCGCTGCCCGAGAACTCGCCGGTGTGGGGCAAGCTCGACGCGCGCACCGACGCCTGCACCGGACAGAAGTGCCAGCAATGGGAACGCTGCTTCATCACCGAGATGCGGCGCAAGGCTAGCGAAAGCGACATCATCATCGTGAATCATCATCTTTTCTTCGCCGATCTCGCGATCAAGCGCGCGGCCGAGGGCGCGCCCGATGCGGGCATCCTGCCCGATGCCGGCGCTGTCATCTTCGATGAAGCGCACGAGCTCGAAGACGTTGCCGGCGCGTACTTCGGCGTCTCGGTCTCGAACCTGCGGTTCGCGGAACTGGCGCGCGACATCGAGAACACGCTGCGCCAGAAGCAGATGCTCTCCGCCTCGATCAGCACGGCCATCGTCCGCTTGCGCGACCGCTCGCAGTTCTTCTTCTCGCTGCTGCCTCCCGGCGACGGACGCTTTTCTTTCGACAACCGCCGCGAGTTCCTGGAAGAGAATGGTGACGAATACCTCGGCCTCGCCAACGCCACCGGACGCCTCGCGCACGAGCTCAGCGGCCTGCCGGAAAAACCGGAAGAGGTCTTCAACCTCATCCGGCGCTGCGAGGAGTTGAAGGTCGCGCTCGGGTTCGTGATGGAGTCGCAAGACCGCAACACCGTCTTCTGGATCGAACGGCGTTCGTTCGGCGACGGCGGCCCGCGCAGAAAAGACCGCACCGGTGGCAACGTCTTCATCACCGCCACGCCCATCGACGTCTCGCAGATCCTGCGGCAGACGCTTTTCGAGATGCTCGAGACCGCCGTGCTCACCTCCGCTACGCTCGCGGTCTCGGGAAACTTCGAGTACATCTCGTCGCGCCTGGGATTGGAGCACGCGCGCACGCTGGTGGTGCCATCGCACTTCGACTACGAGAGCCAGGCGGTGCTCTACGTGCCGCCCGACCTGCCCGACCCGCGCACGCCGCAGTTCACCGCGCGCGCCGCTGACCGCATCCGCAAGCTGCTCGAGATCACGCGCGGGCGCGCCTTCGTCCTGTTCACCAGCTACGCGCAGATGAACGAAGTGCACGACCGCCTGCTCGGCGAGCTGGAGTATCCCATGCTGTTGCAGGGGACGGCGCCGAAGTCGGCCCTGCTCGATGAGTTTCGATCGACGCCGAACGCGGTGCTCTTCGCCACCGCGTCGTTCTGGCAGGGCGTGGACGTGCAGGGCGAGCAGTTGTCCGCGGTCATCATCGACCGGCTGCCGTTCGCGGTACCGAACGACCCGGTGGTCGCGGCGCGCATCAACGCCATCAACGCGGATGGCGGCAACGCTTTCTTCCAATACCAGGTGCCGGCGGCGGTGATCACGCTGAAGCAGGGATTCGGCCGCCTCATCCGCTCATTGCACGACCGCGGACTGCTCGCGCTGCTCGACAACCGCATCATCAAGAAGCAGTACGGCCGGGTCTTCCTCGATAGCCTGCCGAAGTACACCACTACGACGGACATCGCGAAGGTGGAAGAGTTCTTCGGCGTGCGCTGA
- a CDS encoding DUF1648 domain-containing protein codes for MERDRRPLYFWLLFAVADALISTYYWPRVPEMMAQHFDGAGHPNGWATKSGFFIFMGMLIAGLGVVFFGLPKLLRKLPFALVNIPYKSYWEATPERQKRAWDMTEQQMNWFAVALNALLTFTLYLTLAANLRPGRRLDSPTLIAALIAFVGFTVGWMVLFIRRFKPPETPETPETP; via the coding sequence ATGGAACGCGACCGCCGTCCGCTCTACTTCTGGCTGCTCTTCGCCGTGGCAGATGCGCTGATCTCCACCTACTACTGGCCGCGAGTGCCGGAAATGATGGCGCAGCACTTCGATGGCGCAGGACATCCCAACGGCTGGGCCACGAAATCCGGCTTCTTCATCTTTATGGGAATGCTGATCGCCGGCCTGGGCGTGGTCTTCTTCGGACTGCCGAAGCTGCTGCGCAAGCTGCCCTTCGCGCTCGTCAATATCCCGTACAAGAGCTACTGGGAAGCCACGCCGGAGCGGCAGAAGCGGGCGTGGGACATGACCGAACAGCAGATGAACTGGTTCGCGGTCGCCCTCAACGCGCTGCTCACCTTCACGCTGTACCTCACGCTCGCCGCTAACCTGCGCCCCGGCCGCAGGCTCGACAGCCCTACGCTCATCGCCGCGCTGATCGCTTTCGTCGGCTTCACGGTGGGATGGATGGTCTTGTTCATCCGCCGGTTCAAGCCGCCGGAAACGCCGGAAACGCCGGAGACGCCGTAA
- the der gene encoding ribosome biogenesis GTPase Der yields MPPTANSNLPFVAIVGRPNVGKSTLFNRIVGSRRAIVGDEPGITRDRLYAQADWNGRDFRVIDTGGIVPDDKELIPAEIFRHAKMALDEAAAIIMVVDLRTELAAPDIELARLLIRMGKPLFLAVNKVDDPKLEPEAENFRRLGIRNVFPITAEHGTGVAELLDAILDVLPPPEEEPVTETELDPSLDKSSSEPPTSDAEIKVAIIGRPNVGKSTLLNALTGVDRAIVSPIPGTTRDAVDELVIRDEQRFRFIDTAGIRRKGKTHLMAEKLSVVMARKHLEAADVALLIVDATEGVENAEQTIGGYAHESGRSVIVVVNKWDLVGPGADGKRADGKPPADRAIYEQQVRAHLKFLPYAPVLFVSARENKGVERIYSTLAEVARERYKRIGTGAMNRFLEKVDFERASVPYNRRVKIYYMTQVAVAPPAFLLFTNKEMKLHFSYERYIENRIREAFGFVGTPIRIRVRAREKREFIPKPKPKKKKRQ; encoded by the coding sequence ATGCCGCCCACCGCTAACTCGAACCTGCCCTTTGTCGCCATCGTCGGACGCCCCAACGTGGGAAAATCCACGTTGTTCAATCGCATCGTGGGCTCGCGGCGCGCCATCGTGGGAGACGAGCCCGGCATCACGCGCGACCGTCTCTACGCCCAGGCGGACTGGAACGGACGCGACTTCCGCGTGATCGATACCGGCGGCATCGTGCCCGACGACAAGGAGCTGATCCCCGCCGAGATCTTCCGGCACGCCAAGATGGCGCTCGACGAAGCCGCGGCCATCATCATGGTCGTCGACCTGCGCACCGAGCTGGCCGCACCCGACATCGAGCTCGCGCGCCTGCTCATCCGCATGGGCAAGCCGCTCTTCCTCGCCGTCAATAAAGTGGACGATCCCAAGCTCGAGCCCGAAGCGGAGAACTTCCGCCGTCTCGGCATCCGCAACGTCTTCCCCATCACCGCCGAGCACGGCACCGGCGTGGCTGAGCTGCTGGACGCGATCTTGGATGTCCTGCCACCACCAGAAGAGGAGCCGGTCACAGAGACTGAGCTTGACCCGTCTTTGGATAAATCCTCTTCCGAACCCCCGACCTCCGACGCCGAGATCAAGGTCGCGATCATCGGACGTCCCAACGTGGGCAAGTCCACTTTGCTGAACGCGCTGACCGGCGTGGACCGCGCCATCGTCTCGCCCATCCCCGGCACCACGCGGGACGCGGTGGACGAGCTCGTGATCCGCGACGAGCAGCGCTTCCGCTTCATCGATACCGCCGGCATTCGCCGCAAAGGCAAGACGCACCTGATGGCGGAAAAACTTTCCGTCGTGATGGCGCGCAAGCACTTGGAAGCTGCCGACGTCGCGTTGCTCATCGTGGACGCTACCGAAGGCGTGGAGAACGCCGAGCAGACCATCGGCGGTTACGCGCACGAGAGCGGCCGCTCCGTCATCGTGGTGGTGAACAAGTGGGACCTCGTCGGCCCGGGCGCCGATGGCAAACGTGCCGACGGCAAGCCGCCCGCCGACCGCGCCATCTATGAGCAGCAGGTGCGCGCGCATCTCAAGTTCCTGCCCTACGCGCCCGTGCTCTTCGTCTCTGCTCGCGAGAACAAAGGCGTAGAGCGCATCTATTCCACGCTCGCAGAAGTGGCGCGCGAGCGCTACAAGCGCATCGGAACGGGAGCGATGAACCGCTTCCTCGAGAAGGTGGACTTCGAGCGCGCCTCGGTGCCGTACAACCGCCGCGTGAAGATCTATTACATGACGCAGGTCGCAGTGGCGCCGCCCGCCTTCCTGCTCTTCACGAACAAGGAAATGAAGCTGCACTTCTCGTATGAGCGCTATATCGAGAATCGCATCCGTGAAGCCTTTGGGTTCGTAGGGACGCCGATACGCATCCGCGTGCGCGCGCGCGAGAAGCGCGAGTTCATCCCCAAACCCAAGCCGAAAAAGAAGAAGCGGCAATAG
- a CDS encoding M48 family metallopeptidase, translating to MRRSPRLFIAAGILIVSLIGYYMKREVNPVTGETQHISLTADQEVALGLQSAPEMAAQFGGEDPDPAAQAMVQRVGAQVVRNSAAHGAPYEFHFTLLRDPETVNAFALPGGPVFITRGLFKRLENEAQLAGVLGHEAGHVVGRHAAEHIAKNQLAQGVVGAVAVGASDDQGHGRSAAMLAAFAAQMAQLKYGRNDELEADRLGVRFMSQAGYDPRAMLRVMQILEQSSKGGRQPEFMSTHPDPGNRQVMIKAEIEKLYPQGVPSNLTLNGGKLKGGATPEQ from the coding sequence ATGAGACGCTCACCACGCCTGTTCATCGCTGCCGGCATCCTTATTGTTTCGCTGATCGGGTACTACATGAAACGCGAGGTGAACCCGGTCACCGGCGAGACCCAGCACATCTCGCTGACCGCTGACCAGGAAGTCGCGCTCGGCTTGCAGTCGGCGCCGGAGATGGCCGCGCAATTCGGCGGCGAGGATCCGGACCCGGCCGCGCAAGCGATGGTGCAGCGCGTGGGCGCGCAGGTGGTGCGCAATAGCGCTGCGCACGGAGCGCCGTACGAGTTTCACTTCACCTTGCTGCGCGATCCGGAGACGGTGAATGCCTTCGCGTTGCCCGGCGGTCCGGTGTTCATCACGCGCGGACTGTTCAAGCGTTTGGAGAACGAGGCGCAACTTGCGGGCGTGCTCGGCCATGAGGCGGGCCATGTGGTCGGCCGGCACGCCGCCGAGCACATCGCCAAGAACCAACTCGCGCAGGGCGTGGTGGGCGCGGTTGCCGTGGGCGCGTCCGACGACCAGGGCCACGGACGCAGCGCCGCGATGCTCGCCGCTTTCGCCGCACAGATGGCGCAGCTCAAGTACGGCCGCAACGACGAGCTCGAAGCCGACAGACTGGGCGTGAGGTTCATGTCGCAGGCCGGCTACGATCCGCGCGCGATGCTGCGCGTGATGCAGATCCTCGAGCAAAGCAGTAAGGGCGGCCGCCAGCCCGAGTTCATGAGCACGCATCCGGATCCTGGGAATCGCCAGGTGATGATCAAGGCAGAGATCGAGAAGCTCTATCCCCAGGGCGTGCCCTCGAACCTTACGCTGAACGGCGGGAAGCTCAAGGGCGGGGCCACGCCAGAGCAATGA
- a CDS encoding GNAT family N-acetyltransferase produces MLTIRPATAKDAALIVEFIRELAEYERAPEQAIVSKEDILRDGFPALGAPPKFWCVIAEWEGKPSGFALYFFNYSTWLGRWGLYLEDLFVRPEVRGKGVGKALLRELAHIAVKKQCYGMKWVVLDWNQPAIDFYESLGAELQKDWLTVRIIGDPMRKLAEE; encoded by the coding sequence ATGCTGACCATCCGCCCCGCCACCGCGAAAGACGCCGCGCTCATCGTCGAGTTCATCCGCGAGCTGGCGGAATACGAGCGCGCGCCCGAGCAAGCCATCGTCAGCAAAGAAGACATTCTGCGCGACGGCTTCCCCGCTCTCGGCGCCCCGCCGAAGTTCTGGTGCGTGATCGCCGAGTGGGAGGGCAAGCCCTCCGGCTTCGCGCTCTATTTTTTCAATTACTCGACCTGGCTCGGGCGCTGGGGACTCTACCTCGAAGACCTGTTCGTACGGCCGGAGGTCCGGGGCAAGGGTGTTGGCAAAGCGCTGCTGCGCGAGCTGGCGCACATCGCGGTGAAGAAGCAGTGCTACGGCATGAAGTGGGTAGTGCTCGATTGGAACCAGCCGGCCATCGATTTCTACGAGTCGCTCGGCGCGGAGCTGCAGAAAGATTGGTTGACGGTGCGCATCATCGGAGACCCGATGAGGAAGCTGGCGGAAGAATGA
- the selB gene encoding selenocysteine-specific translation elongation factor, with the protein MSVRSVILGTAGHIDHGKTALVKALTGIDADRLAEEKRRGITIDIGFAHLELEGPPKIRIGFIDVPGHEKFVRNMLAGVGGIDLVLLVIAADEGIKPQTREHFDIARLLAVKRGLVALTKSDLVDRETLDVVRLEVEDFLRGSFLEGAPIVPVSSLKATGLSELKRELARVAAEVPARDASAVFRLPIDRVFTMKGHGTVVTGTLISGSVKKEDEVEVFPGGKRRRVRGVQVHGAAAEQASAGQRTALNLAGIEKSELARGMILAPLAPPGVLHATKHLDVELALLKSAKPLKDRARVHFHAYTAETIADVALLIDDEKQLAPGTTGFARLQLAEPTLLLPGDRFILRQFSPVVTIGGGVVLDADPLADSRKQRKKISAEQRKAFLATLANGAPEDIVVARLARRGVQGLTLRELMAETGWTAERTTAVVSALNAVHRIVKHGTHLVDTPAYAEARKLVQNGITDFHSKNPLVAGMNKEDLRTRLGIPAEVFEGVLRALARQGAIEVAGEQVRAAGGGVTMKDEESESKRVIEQAFASAGLKVPALKDVLAGVKLDKTRAQKIVTLLLRDKVLVKLGDDLVFHQAALAGLRDQIAAYKKDAQKIDVAKFKDLTGVSRKYAIPLLEWLDRERVTKRVGDERVIL; encoded by the coding sequence GTGAGCGTGAGATCCGTCATTCTCGGCACCGCCGGACACATCGATCATGGGAAGACTGCGCTGGTCAAAGCGCTGACCGGCATCGACGCCGACCGCCTGGCCGAGGAGAAACGCCGCGGCATCACCATCGACATCGGCTTCGCCCACCTCGAACTCGAAGGCCCACCCAAAATAAGGATCGGGTTCATCGACGTTCCCGGGCACGAGAAGTTCGTGCGCAACATGCTGGCGGGCGTGGGCGGCATCGACCTGGTGCTGCTCGTCATCGCCGCCGACGAGGGCATCAAACCACAGACGCGCGAGCACTTCGACATCGCGCGCCTGCTCGCGGTGAAGCGTGGCCTGGTCGCGCTCACCAAGTCCGACCTCGTGGACCGCGAGACCCTCGACGTCGTCCGGCTCGAGGTCGAAGATTTCCTGCGTGGGTCGTTCCTCGAGGGCGCGCCCATCGTCCCGGTATCGTCGCTCAAAGCGACCGGGCTCAGCGAACTCAAGCGCGAGCTGGCGCGGGTGGCCGCCGAAGTCCCGGCGCGCGACGCGAGCGCGGTCTTTCGTCTTCCCATCGATCGCGTTTTTACGATGAAGGGCCATGGGACGGTCGTCACCGGCACCCTGATCAGTGGTTCGGTAAAGAAGGAAGATGAGGTCGAAGTCTTTCCCGGCGGGAAGAGGCGTCGCGTACGCGGCGTGCAGGTGCACGGCGCGGCAGCCGAGCAAGCCAGCGCCGGCCAGCGGACGGCGCTCAACCTCGCCGGCATCGAGAAATCCGAACTCGCGCGCGGCATGATACTGGCGCCACTGGCGCCGCCGGGAGTGCTCCACGCGACCAAACACCTGGATGTCGAGCTAGCGCTGCTCAAGTCGGCCAAGCCGCTGAAGGACCGCGCCCGCGTCCACTTCCACGCCTACACCGCGGAGACCATCGCCGACGTCGCGCTCTTGATCGACGACGAAAAGCAGCTCGCGCCGGGCACGACCGGCTTCGCGCGTCTTCAACTCGCTGAGCCCACACTGCTGCTGCCCGGCGACCGCTTCATCCTGCGACAGTTCTCGCCGGTGGTGACCATCGGCGGCGGCGTGGTGCTCGATGCTGACCCGCTCGCTGATTCGCGCAAACAGCGAAAAAAGATATCGGCGGAGCAGCGCAAAGCATTTTTGGCCACGCTCGCGAACGGAGCGCCCGAAGACATCGTGGTGGCACGCCTGGCCCGCCGCGGCGTCCAAGGGCTCACGCTGCGCGAGCTGATGGCCGAGACGGGATGGACGGCCGAGCGCACCACCGCCGTTGTGTCTGCGCTCAATGCGGTCCACCGCATCGTGAAACATGGCACGCACCTAGTGGATACCCCGGCCTACGCCGAGGCGCGCAAGCTGGTGCAGAACGGCATCACCGACTTCCACAGCAAGAACCCGCTGGTCGCGGGGATGAACAAAGAAGACCTGCGCACACGGCTCGGCATACCGGCAGAAGTCTTCGAGGGCGTGCTGCGCGCGCTCGCCCGGCAGGGCGCGATCGAGGTTGCCGGCGAGCAGGTGCGGGCCGCGGGCGGCGGCGTCACTATGAAGGATGAGGAATCGGAATCGAAGCGCGTGATCGAGCAGGCGTTCGCGAGCGCGGGGTTGAAGGTTCCCGCGCTCAAAGACGTGCTCGCCGGCGTGAAACTCGACAAGACGCGCGCGCAGAAGATCGTCACGCTGCTGCTGCGCGATAAGGTGCTGGTGAAGCTGGGCGACGACCTGGTCTTCCACCAGGCGGCGCTCGCCGGGCTGCGCGACCAGATCGCCGCCTATAAGAAGGATGCGCAGAAGATCGATGTGGCGAAGTTCAAGGACCTTACCGGCGTCTCGCGCAAGTACGCCATCCCGCTACTGGAGTGGCTGGACCGCGAGCGCGTGACCAAGCGCGTGGGCGACGAGCGCGTGATCCTGTGA
- the trmFO gene encoding methylenetetrahydrofolate--tRNA-(uracil(54)-C(5))-methyltransferase (FADH(2)-oxidizing) TrmFO codes for MTRVRIIGAGLAGCEAAWQLARRGVAVELCEMRPVRQTPAHQTDNFAELVCSNSLKSESENTAPWLLKQEMRRAGSLLLEIARATAVPAGHALAVDREVFAARVTEAISREPLIKILRAEVTRIDETEGGGITIVATGPLTSDALAQEIARLSGSQHLYFYDSISPIVEAESIDMSRVYLAARYGKGTADYINCPFTKDEYDRFYDALVAAQAVEEKDWERLNYFESCLPIEEIARRGRDTLRFGPMKPVGLCDPRTGRQAYAVVQLRQENLRADSYNLVGFQNHLKYGEQARVLRLIPGLESARFLRYGQIHRNTYINAPTLLTATLAMRAHPRVLFAGQICGVEGYTESIAAGLLAGMNAAALLTGEEPAAPPRETALGSLVHYITHASAKGFQPANITFDLLPALDEETRRKVRDKRERHRIQCERALAACEAWLAGSTAPVASPSVAG; via the coding sequence GTGACGCGCGTCCGCATCATCGGCGCCGGCCTCGCCGGCTGCGAAGCCGCGTGGCAGCTTGCGCGCCGGGGCGTGGCGGTGGAGTTGTGCGAGATGCGTCCCGTGCGGCAGACGCCGGCACACCAGACAGACAACTTCGCCGAGCTGGTCTGCTCGAACTCACTGAAAAGTGAGAGCGAGAACACCGCGCCCTGGCTGCTGAAGCAGGAGATGCGCCGCGCCGGGTCGCTACTGCTCGAGATCGCGCGCGCCACGGCTGTCCCAGCCGGACACGCGCTCGCTGTGGACCGCGAGGTCTTTGCCGCGCGGGTGACGGAAGCCATCAGCCGCGAGCCGCTCATCAAGATATTGCGCGCAGAGGTCACGCGCATTGACGAAACCGAAGGCGGCGGCATCACCATCGTCGCCACCGGCCCGCTCACCTCCGACGCCCTCGCGCAGGAGATCGCGCGCCTCTCGGGCAGCCAGCATCTTTATTTCTACGACTCCATCTCGCCCATCGTCGAGGCCGAGTCCATCGACATGTCGCGCGTCTATCTCGCCGCGCGCTACGGCAAGGGTACCGCCGACTACATCAACTGCCCGTTCACCAAGGACGAGTATGACCGTTTCTACGACGCGCTCGTCGCCGCGCAAGCGGTCGAAGAAAAAGATTGGGAGCGCCTGAACTACTTCGAGTCCTGTCTCCCCATCGAAGAGATCGCGCGCCGCGGCCGCGACACACTGCGCTTTGGTCCGATGAAGCCGGTGGGACTCTGCGATCCGCGCACCGGCCGGCAAGCCTACGCCGTCGTCCAGCTGCGCCAGGAGAACCTGCGCGCGGACTCCTACAACCTCGTCGGCTTCCAAAACCATTTGAAGTATGGCGAGCAAGCGCGCGTGCTGCGGCTCATCCCCGGGCTCGAGAGCGCGAGATTCTTGCGCTACGGCCAGATCCATCGCAACACTTATATCAACGCGCCCACGCTGCTGACCGCGACGCTCGCGATGCGCGCCCATCCCCGCGTGCTCTTCGCCGGACAGATCTGCGGGGTGGAGGGCTACACCGAATCGATCGCCGCCGGCTTGCTCGCGGGGATGAACGCGGCGGCCTTACTCACGGGCGAGGAACCTGCCGCACCGCCGCGCGAGACCGCGCTCGGTTCGCTCGTCCACTACATCACGCACGCGTCGGCGAAGGGATTCCAGCCGGCCAACATCACCTTCGACCTGCTGCCAGCCCTCGACGAAGAGACGCGGCGCAAGGTGCGCGACAAGCGTGAGCGCCACCGCATCCAGTGTGAACGCGCGCTGGCGGCGTGCGAGGCGTGGCTGGCTGGCTCAACTGCGCCGGTCGCAAGTCCTTCGGTCGCTGGCTAG
- the queD gene encoding 6-carboxytetrahydropterin synthase QueD: MFEVTVERSFAAGHYLRNYKGKCENPHGHNYKIRVTLAGDRLDHAGLLLDFKDLKDVMKETIERLDHQMMNDVEPFTTLNPSAENLARYFYVETNKKVISASNDRVRVKEVTVWETDVTTATYRE; the protein is encoded by the coding sequence ATGTTCGAAGTCACTGTAGAGCGAAGTTTCGCGGCCGGACACTACTTGCGCAATTACAAAGGCAAGTGCGAGAACCCGCACGGCCACAACTACAAGATCCGCGTGACGCTCGCCGGCGATCGCCTCGACCATGCCGGCCTGCTGCTCGACTTCAAGGACCTCAAAGACGTGATGAAAGAGACCATCGAGCGGCTCGACCACCAGATGATGAACGACGTGGAGCCCTTCACCACGCTGAATCCGTCGGCCGAGAACCTGGCACGCTATTTCTACGTGGAGACCAACAAGAAGGTGATCTCGGCGAGCAACGACCGCGTGCGGGTGAAGGAAGTCACCGTGTGGGAGACGGACGTGACGACGGCGACGTATCGGGAGTAG